A single genomic interval of Picosynechococcus sp. PCC 7003 harbors:
- a CDS encoding NAD(P)/FAD-dependent oxidoreductase: MAKLIVVGGGAAGFFGAIAAARANPKLEVIILEAGKTFLSKVKISGGGRCNVTHHCFDPVELIKAYPRGQRELRGAFSQFQPRDMIAWLKGEGVQLKTEADGRMFPVTDDSETIIQAFLRAATQAKIQCRTGAVVQSIVKDETAQFQVNLKGGDRLSADCILLATGSHPSGHRFAATLGHKIVPPQPSLFTFQINDPRLQGLAGVSVPKAIVSIKLDAKKKLVQTGPLLITHWGLSGPAVLKLSAWGARTLAEHRYTMPLTVNWLPDINPETLRQQIQTFKTQHPKKKITTLAPVDIPKRLWQSLAQYAGITTDQNWADLSKKQLNVLCQELTQGQYSIQGKGVFKEEFVTCGGVSLKEVNFKTLESRCCPGLYFAGEVLDIDGITGGFNFQSAWTTSWLAGQAIAKNIH, encoded by the coding sequence ATGGCAAAATTAATCGTCGTTGGCGGTGGGGCGGCGGGATTTTTTGGGGCGATCGCCGCTGCCCGGGCGAACCCAAAGTTAGAGGTGATCATCCTCGAAGCGGGCAAAACATTTCTCAGCAAAGTAAAAATTTCTGGGGGCGGCCGCTGTAATGTCACCCACCATTGCTTTGATCCCGTGGAATTAATCAAAGCCTATCCGAGGGGCCAGCGGGAGTTGCGGGGGGCCTTTAGTCAGTTTCAGCCCCGAGACATGATCGCCTGGCTCAAGGGGGAGGGTGTTCAGCTCAAAACCGAAGCCGATGGGCGGATGTTCCCGGTGACGGATGATTCCGAAACGATTATTCAGGCTTTTTTGCGAGCTGCCACCCAGGCAAAAATTCAATGTCGCACCGGGGCCGTGGTTCAAAGCATTGTTAAAGATGAAACCGCGCAATTTCAAGTGAATCTTAAGGGGGGCGATCGCCTTTCTGCCGACTGCATTTTGTTAGCCACGGGGAGTCATCCTTCGGGCCATCGATTCGCTGCCACCTTGGGCCACAAGATTGTGCCGCCGCAACCATCGTTATTTACGTTTCAGATTAATGATCCCCGTCTCCAGGGTTTAGCTGGAGTGAGTGTGCCCAAGGCCATTGTGAGTATTAAGCTAGATGCCAAGAAAAAACTCGTGCAAACGGGGCCACTGCTAATCACCCATTGGGGCCTGAGTGGGCCAGCGGTTTTGAAACTCTCGGCTTGGGGGGCGCGCACGTTAGCCGAACACCGTTACACAATGCCCCTCACGGTCAATTGGCTCCCTGACATCAACCCAGAAACCCTCCGTCAACAAATCCAAACCTTTAAAACCCAACATCCCAAAAAGAAAATTACGACCCTGGCCCCGGTGGACATTCCCAAGCGCCTGTGGCAAAGCTTGGCGCAGTATGCAGGGATAACCACCGATCAAAACTGGGCGGATTTATCAAAGAAACAATTAAATGTCCTCTGTCAGGAACTCACCCAAGGCCAATACAGCATCCAAGGGAAAGGCGTTTTCAAGGAAGAATTTGTCACCTGTGGCGGTGTTTCCCTGAAGGAAGTCAATTTTAAAACCCTCGAAAGTCGCTGTTGTCCGGGTCTCTATTTCGCTGGAGAAGTGCTCGACATTGATGGGATCACTGGGGGTTTTAATTTTCAGAGTGCTTGGACGACCAGTTGGCTCGCGGGTCAGGCGATCGCCAAAAATATTCACTAA